The genomic region CGCACGCGCCATACCCGCTACGAGATCGACCGTTGCGAGCCGCAAAGGCAGGCGATCCAGAACGGCAAAATCCATTTCCACGCGTTGACCAAGGGGCACTACCCCGGCACGCCGGTGCCGCACAACATCCTGCCGGGACTGAGCAGCATTGGTTTCTGGAACGCTGGCGGAAGCCCGGATTGGGGGCTGGACGAGCATCGCAACGAGGGCATCGAAATCATGTTCCTCGAAACCGGCACCACGGCATTCATGGCGGATCAGAAAAAATTCACGCTGCGCGCCGGGCAGTTCACCATCACGCGGCCCTGGCAACTGCACAAGCTGGGCGCCCCGAACATCGGACCCGGCCGTTTGCACTGGCTGATTCTGGACGTCGGCGTGCGCCGCCCCAACCAGGAATGGGTCTGGCCCAAATGGGTGGTGCTGACCAGGGCGGACCTGGGCGAACTGACGCGCAAATTGCGGCACAACGAAAACCCGGTCTGGCATTCAACGCCCGCCATCGCCCGGTCGTTCCGCGAACTGGCGCGCACCGTGACTGGCTGGAACCAGCCGCGCGCCGTTTCCCATCTGGCCACGTATCTCAATCAACTGCTCATCGGCATTCTCGACGCCCTGATGGAGCAGCAGAAGCACGAGAGTGAACAGCTCACATCACGACGCCGCGTGGTGGACCTGTTCCTGCGCGATCTGGAAAACAACCGCGTCAACGTCGGCGAACCGTGGCCGCTGGACCGCATGGCCGCGCATTGCGGCATGGGCGTGACCGCCTTTTCGAAATACTGCCGGGAACTGGTAAACGCCGGGCCGGTGGAGTTCCTCAATCAGTGCCGGCTCGAACGCGCCGCGCGCCAGTTGCGCAGTCAAACCGGGCTGTCCATCACGAAAATCGCCCTCGCGAACGGCTTCAACTCCAGCCAGTATTTTGCGACCGCCTTCAGCAACCGCTTCCATTCCAGCCCGACCGATTATCGACGAAAAAATGGCGCGCTGCAAAACCGCCATGCGGACCGCGACGCAACTCGCACCTAAGCCAGCCACCCGCCCGTGCCCGCCTCGTTAAAACCGCCCGGCCCGGTTGGTTCGCCCACGCTCCGGCTCTGCCCGGCGTTGGCGGGTGGCGGACCCGTGCGGAATTCACGGTGCCGGATCTTGCCACCGTCGTCGGCAATGACGCCTCCGGCCACCAAACTGCCCACGGCCAGCAGCGCCACGATGATCCCCGCCGCGCGCAAATAGCGCGGCCATTTCCATCCCGTCACCAGCGCAACCACGCCGGCGGCGGCCGTCGCGTAGTAAAGAAACATCCACCGGTCGGCGAGACGCACATGTTCCTTCAAATAGGCCTGCCCGTCGTCATCAGCCATGGCCAGCACGCGGTCGTAGCCGCGTTCACCATATTCCGCGACGGGCCAGACGGAAACCGCCGTCAACGTCACCAGCGACAGGGCGAGCAGCAGCGCGGCCCGCCGGTTGAAGATCAATGCAGCCACCAGCCCGAGCAGCGCCACCAACAGGCCCGTAATCGGCAGATGATTGAGCAGCACATGCACGTATTCCGGCTGCTCAAGGGCCTTGAAAAAGGAGTTCATAAAAAAAGCCGGCCGCCACCGGGGTCTTCTCAGCCCAGACCCCGGGTGGCGGCGGTGAAACGGCGAATTAC from Verrucomicrobiia bacterium harbors:
- a CDS encoding AraC family transcriptional regulator — its product is MRRPPIYRTRHTRYEIDRCEPQRQAIQNGKIHFHALTKGHYPGTPVPHNILPGLSSIGFWNAGGSPDWGLDEHRNEGIEIMFLETGTTAFMADQKKFTLRAGQFTITRPWQLHKLGAPNIGPGRLHWLILDVGVRRPNQEWVWPKWVVLTRADLGELTRKLRHNENPVWHSTPAIARSFRELARTVTGWNQPRAVSHLATYLNQLLIGILDALMEQQKHESEQLTSRRRVVDLFLRDLENNRVNVGEPWPLDRMAAHCGMGVTAFSKYCRELVNAGPVEFLNQCRLERAARQLRSQTGLSITKIALANGFNSSQYFATAFSNRFHSSPTDYRRKNGALQNRHADRDATRT